In Dioscorea cayenensis subsp. rotundata cultivar TDr96_F1 chromosome 9, TDr96_F1_v2_PseudoChromosome.rev07_lg8_w22 25.fasta, whole genome shotgun sequence, a genomic segment contains:
- the LOC120269330 gene encoding pentatricopeptide repeat-containing protein At3g53700, chloroplastic has product MAFSPSLLHHPRIHPPKPAHSFLNSARKTLHARAVSFASQVPDSTLIHQVPPDFTPKDLLSILRRQKDPSSAVHLLNWASKQENFSPNPSFYEEILQILGKAGFFDDMKLVLKEMQTSGCKLNQGSFLILIESYSEFQLFDLAIDVVLELMPEFGVKPDCHSYNHLLNILVDENKLKLVESLYSSMSSRVVQPDVSTFNILIKALCKTHQIKPAIAMIREMSRYGLSPDEITFTTIMQGYIEQGDMEGAMKMKSRMLSMGCCPTTVTVNVLLHGFCKLGRIEEALIFIQEELSKGFSPDKFTFNALVNGLCRAGHVEHALETMDVMLQEGYDPDVITYNSLISGLCKLGEIEEAMAVLKQMIQRDCLPNMVTYNALISTLCTKNKFDEAMELARGFTLKGLLPDVYTFNSLISSLCKAGDLDIAMELFEEMKKNECTPNVFTYNILIDHLCAIKRLNKALGLLKEMEANGCARTVVTYNTLIAGLCKNMRIEDAEDMFDQMEEQGISRNLVTYNTLIDGLCKSKRLDEATELMDQMIMEGLKPNKLTYNSLLTYYCKEGNIQKAADIVQMMSSNGCEADLVTYGTLISGLCKAGRVQVACKLLRSIQMKGMIPTPKAYNPVIQALFKQRKTREAVRLFREMIAKGEPPDAITYKIVFRGLCLGGGPIREAIDFLFEMTEHGFVPEFSSFSMLAEGLLALGMEDTLPRVMDPIMKNAGFADSEVAMVVGFLKIQKFHDALTTFGNLLNSKRPGKFHR; this is encoded by the coding sequence ATGGCTTTCTCTCCATCTCTACTCCACCATCCTCGGATTCATCCTCCAAAACCAGCGCACAGCTTCCTCAACTCCGCTCGCAAGACACTGCACGCGCGCGCTGTGTCATTTGCTTCCCAGGTTCCTGATTCCACTCTAATTCATCAAGTTCCACCGGATTTCACCCCCAAGGATTTGCTTTCCATCCTTCGCCGCCAGAAAGATCCGTCCTCTGCTGTTCACTTACTCAATTGGGCATCCAAGCAGGAGAATTTCAGTCCCAACCCTTCTTTTTATGAAGAAATCCTGCAGATTCTTGGAAAAGCTGGGTTTTTTGATGACATGAAGCTTGTTTTGAAGGAAATGCAGACCTCTGGATGCAAGCTCAATCAAGGTAGTTTCCTGATTCTCATTGAGAGTTATTCGGAATTCCAGTTGTTTGATTTAGCCATAGATGTTGTTCTTGAGCTGATGCCAGAGTTTGGGGTGAAACCTGATTGTCATAGTTATAATCATCTGCTAAACATCCTTGTTGATGAAAACAAGCTCAAATTAGTTGAGTCTTTGTATTCTTCAATGAGTAGCAGAGTTGTGCAACCTGATGTTTCTACATTCAATATCTTGATCAAGGCATTGTGTAAAACTCATCAAATTAAGCCTGCGATAGCGATGATCCGAGAGATGTCGAGGTATGGTTTGTCGCCTGATGAGATAACCTTCACAACCATAATGCAGGGTTATATTGAGCAAGGTGATATGGAAGGAGCTATGAAGATGAAATCTAGAATGTTGAGTATGGGTTGTTGTCCTACAACTGTTACCGTGAATGTTCTCTTGCATGGGTTTTGCAAGCTCGGGAGAATTGAAGAAGCTCTTATCTTTATACAAGAAGAGTTGTCGAAAGGCTTTTCCCCGGATAAGTTCACTTTCAATGCATTGGTCAATGGTTTGTGTAGGGCTGGACATGTTGAGCATGCTCTTGAGACAATGGATGTGATGCTTCAGGAGGGATACGATCCCGATGTTATCACCTATAACAGTTTGATATCGGGCTTGTGTAAGTTAGGCGAGATCGAAGAAGCCATGGCAGTTCTCAAGCAGATGATCCAGAGGGATTGTTTGCCGAATATGGTCACCTATAACGCTCTTATTAGCACTTTATGCACTAAAAACAAGTTTGATGAAGCCATGGAGCTCGCCCGTGGATTCACTCTCAAAGGTCTTTTACCAGATGTTTATACTTTCAATTCGTTGATCAGTAGCCTCTGCAAAGCGGGGGATCTTGATATTGCAATGGAGTTGTTTgaggagatgaagaaaaatgagtGCACTCCCAATGTATTTACATACAATATACTTATTGACCATCTTTGTGCCATTAAGAGATTGAACAAAGCTCTGGGCTTACTGAAGGAAATGGAAGCCAATGGTTGCGCTCGGACTGTGGTGACATATAATACCCTCATCGCCGGCCTCTGCAAGAACATGAGAATTGAAGATGCGGAAGACATGTTCGACCAGATGGAAGAACAAGGGATTTCGAGGAATTTGGTGACTTACAACACATTGATAGATGGTTTATGCAAAAGCAAGAGACTTGATGAAGCAACAGAGCTAATGGATCAGATGATAATGGAAGGTTTGAAACCCAATAAGCTTACATACAATTCTTTGCTCACATATTACTGCAAAGAAGGAAACATACAGAAGGCAGCAGATATTGTCCAAATGATGAGTTCCAATGGCTGTGAAGCCGATTTAGTCACTTACGGAACTCTCATCAGTGGTTTGTGTAAAGCCGGAAGAGTACAAGTTGCTTGTAAGCTTCTTAGAAGCATACAAATGAAAGGAATGATCCCAACTCCGAAAGCATATAACCCGGTAATTCAAGCATTATTTAAGCAAAGAAAAACTAGAGAAGCAGTGAGGCTCTTTAGGGAGATGATTGCAAAAGGCGAACCCCCGGATGCCATTACATACAAGATTGTTTTCCGAGGTCTCTGCCTTGGAGGAGGACCTATCCGGGAGGCTATCGATTTTCTCTTCGAAATGACTGAGCATGGATTTGTTCCTGaattttcttccttttcaaTGTTAGCTGAAGGTCTCTTGGCCTTGGGCATGGAGGATACCCTTCCGAGAGTTATGGATCCAATTATGAAGAATGCTGGTTTTGCAGACAGTGAAGTTGCTATGGTTGTTGGTTTTCTTAAGATTCAGAAATTCCATGATGCATTGACAACCTTTGGAAATCTACTGAACAGCAAGAGACCAGGAAAGTTTCACAGGTGA